One Desulfurella sp. genomic region harbors:
- the argB gene encoding acetylglutamate kinase, whose protein sequence is MYKSEKGQYLVEFLPYIKEFYGNTFVIKYGGSAMVNDELKMAFSKDIALLKLVGINPIIVHGGGNEIGDTLKKLDITTKFHKGLRITDEKTMEVVVMVLAGKVNKEIVLNINRFGGRAVGLSGVDASIIKAKKLLLEDVDLGLVGDVEEVRPDILINLSKNGYIPVVSPIGFDDAGSRYNINADTVASSIAQALQAEKLIYISDVDGVLDSENKLISEIKIKDIDKMIGNVLTGGMIPKVLSARQAIENGVKKVHIINGKKQHALLEEIFTDAGIGTQIVR, encoded by the coding sequence ATGTATAAAAGCGAAAAGGGTCAATATTTAGTAGAGTTTTTGCCATATATTAAGGAATTTTATGGTAATACTTTTGTTATAAAATATGGCGGTAGTGCCATGGTTAATGACGAGCTTAAAATGGCTTTTTCAAAAGACATAGCACTACTTAAACTTGTAGGAATAAACCCTATTATTGTCCATGGTGGTGGTAATGAAATTGGCGATACGCTAAAAAAACTTGATATAACAACAAAATTTCACAAAGGTTTGCGCATTACCGATGAAAAAACCATGGAAGTTGTAGTAATGGTGTTAGCTGGAAAAGTAAATAAAGAAATTGTACTAAATATAAATCGTTTCGGCGGTAGAGCTGTAGGCTTAAGCGGTGTTGATGCCAGTATTATAAAAGCCAAAAAATTGCTTTTAGAAGATGTAGATTTGGGCCTTGTTGGAGATGTTGAAGAGGTAAGGCCTGATATTTTAATTAATTTATCAAAAAATGGCTACATTCCTGTAGTATCCCCTATTGGGTTTGACGATGCAGGATCAAGGTACAATATTAATGCAGATACAGTAGCTTCGAGCATAGCACAGGCACTTCAAGCAGAAAAATTAATATACATATCGGACGTTGATGGTGTTTTAGATTCAGAAAATAAACTAATTAGCGAAATAAAAATAAAAGATATAGATAAAATGATTGGAAATGTTTTGACAGGTGGTATGATACCAAAAGTACTTTCTGCCAGGCAAGCTATAGAAAATGGTGTTAAGAAAGTGCACATTATAAACGGCAAAAAACAACATGCCCTTTTAGAAGAAATATTTACAGATGCCGGAATAGGCACTCAAATAGTGAGGTAG
- the galT gene encoding galactose-1-phosphate uridylyltransferase gives MSELRKDPIVERWVIISTERGKRPHDFKQEEQVKITGGFCPFDPGNEKYVPPEIYAVRAPGSQPNDPHWTLRVVPNKFPALRIEGDLDKHAVGLYDAMNGIGAHEVIIETPNHSETLDIMPLDRMKDVIFAYKARIEDLKKDKRMKYVLVFKNYGAVAGASLEHSHSQLIALPIIPKRPLELFSGAKTYFSYKDRCPFCDIIRQELNDKVRLIEETKHFVSITPFASRSPFEVSIFPKKHSAHFEFEEVEILYDFTYILQNTLKRLKIALDNPPYNFVLLNGAFIFDHDDYFHWHLEITPRLTKIAGFEWGSGFYINPTPPEDAAKYLREITL, from the coding sequence ATGAGTGAGTTAAGAAAAGACCCTATCGTAGAAAGGTGGGTTATAATATCAACTGAGCGTGGCAAAAGGCCACATGATTTCAAACAAGAAGAACAGGTTAAAATAACCGGTGGTTTTTGCCCTTTTGACCCAGGAAACGAAAAGTACGTACCACCTGAAATTTATGCTGTTAGGGCACCAGGCAGTCAGCCAAATGATCCGCACTGGACATTGCGTGTTGTGCCAAATAAATTTCCTGCTTTACGCATAGAAGGCGATTTAGACAAACATGCTGTTGGTTTGTACGACGCTATGAACGGTATTGGTGCACATGAAGTTATAATAGAAACACCAAATCATTCTGAAACACTTGATATTATGCCACTTGATAGGATGAAAGATGTTATATTTGCATATAAAGCACGAATTGAGGATTTAAAAAAAGACAAGCGCATGAAGTATGTGCTTGTCTTTAAAAATTACGGGGCAGTAGCAGGTGCAAGCTTAGAACACTCTCACTCACAGCTTATTGCATTGCCCATCATACCAAAAAGGCCACTCGAGTTATTTTCGGGAGCAAAAACATACTTTTCATATAAAGATAGATGTCCATTTTGTGACATTATAAGACAAGAATTAAATGATAAGGTACGATTAATCGAAGAAACAAAGCATTTTGTATCAATTACGCCATTTGCATCAAGATCTCCTTTTGAAGTGTCCATTTTTCCAAAAAAACATAGTGCTCATTTCGAATTTGAAGAAGTAGAAATTTTGTATGATTTTACATATATCTTACAAAACACGTTAAAAAGATTAAAAATAGCCCTGGATAACCCTCCGTATAACTTTGTTTTATTAAATGGTGCATTTATTTTTGACCATGATGATTATTTTCACTGGCATTTAGAGATTACGCCCAGATTAACAAAAATAGCTGGATTTGAGTGGGGTAGCGGATTTTATATAAACCCAACACCACCAGAAGATGCAGCAAAGTATTTAAGAGAAATTACATTGTAG
- a CDS encoding PaaI family thioesterase, with protein MVKFDPILHKKLPRYKKCIVCGEDNDFGLKTWFFTDLDFVYNNCTLDEHYIGYPDRIHGGVISAILDETMGWAATVKTHFFYYTIELCVKYKNIAKPNTELFTKAQFLTNKGKIAFTQATITDGKQVIATAKGKYYPLDLKDQDDVEKLLIKEY; from the coding sequence TTGGTAAAATTCGACCCCATTTTACATAAAAAGCTACCTAGATATAAAAAATGCATAGTATGTGGCGAAGATAATGATTTTGGTTTAAAAACTTGGTTTTTTACAGATTTGGATTTTGTTTACAATAATTGTACTTTAGATGAGCATTACATTGGTTATCCAGATAGGATTCATGGTGGTGTGATCTCAGCTATTTTAGATGAAACAATGGGCTGGGCAGCCACCGTGAAAACACATTTTTTTTATTATACCATAGAGCTTTGTGTCAAATATAAGAATATCGCAAAACCTAATACAGAATTGTTTACCAAAGCTCAATTTTTAACCAACAAAGGAAAAATAGCTTTTACGCAGGCTACAATAACTGATGGTAAACAGGTTATTGCAACAGCCAAAGGAAAGTACTATCCACTTGATTTAAAAGATCAGGATGATGTTGAAAAGCTGCTTATTAAAGAATATTAA
- the glgA gene encoding glycogen synthase GlgA, translating into MNVVLASSEVFPFSKTGGLADVAGALPKALAQNGLNISVFSPLYKTVDRSSLTIVSNVEVDFNHTKTSINLYETQQNNCTFYFIENQNYYNRDYLYGIGAQDYEDNALRFGFFSKAVLDSLKTLNIIPDILHTNDWQSALINVYLKLFYKEFFTKTKTVFTIHNLGYQGIFDKCYMDNLGLPWDLFTIDGLEYYDKINFLKGGIVFADAVTTVSKTYALEIQTPEFGFGLDGLLKKFSYKLSGIVNGIDVDVWDPKSDKFIDYNFNNPKDKIKNKNALQKLLGLPIKEVPVFGVVSRLAAQKGMDIFSSSIKELLESNTNVQFIILGSGEKDIEDQLSQLASQYKDKISLNLKFDEPLAHKIYASSDFFVMPSKYEPCGLGQMIAYRYGTLPIVRATGGLKDTVKNYSNRSKNPTGFVFEKYDSKELTKTIKKAIELFNKKDELLKIAQYVMSLDYSWKNQAKEYIKLYKKIYG; encoded by the coding sequence ATGAATGTAGTTTTAGCTTCAAGCGAAGTTTTTCCATTCTCAAAAACAGGAGGATTAGCCGATGTTGCAGGTGCGCTACCAAAAGCTCTTGCACAAAATGGACTAAATATTAGTGTTTTTAGCCCTTTATACAAAACAGTAGATAGATCTTCTTTAACAATTGTTTCAAATGTCGAGGTGGATTTTAACCATACAAAAACCAGTATTAATTTATACGAAACACAACAAAATAATTGCACTTTTTACTTTATTGAAAATCAAAATTATTACAACAGAGACTACCTTTATGGTATTGGTGCACAAGATTATGAAGATAATGCTTTAAGATTTGGTTTTTTTTCAAAGGCTGTATTGGACAGCTTAAAAACTCTTAATATAATACCTGATATTTTGCATACAAACGATTGGCAATCTGCACTTATCAATGTTTATTTAAAATTATTTTACAAAGAATTTTTCACGAAAACCAAAACCGTTTTTACAATCCACAATTTAGGGTATCAAGGGATTTTTGATAAATGCTACATGGATAATCTTGGATTACCATGGGATTTGTTTACAATCGATGGCCTTGAGTATTATGATAAAATCAATTTTCTAAAAGGTGGCATTGTATTTGCTGATGCGGTAACTACCGTTAGCAAAACATACGCTTTAGAAATTCAAACTCCAGAATTTGGTTTTGGTCTTGATGGACTATTAAAAAAATTCTCATACAAGTTAAGTGGTATCGTAAACGGAATAGATGTAGATGTTTGGGATCCAAAATCAGATAAATTTATTGATTACAATTTTAATAATCCAAAAGATAAAATAAAAAACAAAAATGCCCTTCAAAAACTACTTGGTTTACCAATCAAAGAAGTACCGGTTTTTGGTGTTGTATCAAGACTTGCAGCGCAAAAAGGCATGGATATTTTCTCAAGTAGCATCAAAGAATTGTTAGAATCAAATACTAACGTACAATTTATTATTTTAGGCAGTGGTGAAAAAGATATAGAAGATCAATTATCCCAGCTAGCCAGCCAGTACAAAGACAAAATATCTTTAAACTTAAAATTTGATGAGCCATTAGCACACAAAATCTATGCTTCTAGTGATTTCTTTGTAATGCCATCAAAATACGAACCATGCGGTTTGGGTCAGATGATAGCTTATCGTTATGGAACACTACCGATTGTGAGGGCAACAGGTGGTCTAAAAGATACTGTCAAAAATTATTCCAATCGTTCTAAAAACCCAACAGGTTTTGTATTTGAAAAATATGACTCTAAAGAGCTTACAAAAACAATAAAAAAAGCAATTGAGTTGTTTAACAAAAAAGATGAACTATTAAAAATCGCACAATATGTTATGAGCCTTGATTACTCATGGAAAAATCAGGCAAAAGAATATATAAAACTTTACAAAAAAATTTATGGATAG
- a CDS encoding iron ABC transporter permease, with protein sequence MKRKEVYLIVLVALLVIAFFWSLGLGDVHISAKKIIEIFENQMFNTHNKVSFTDKYVLLNLRLPRILSAMLVGASLSLCGVIFQAVLLNPLADSYTLGAASGAAFGATLAFILNLFYISAFSVSLFAFLGSVLSLVIVLYVAGFKSNLSSINLIISGIIVATIFSSAIALLDYLASKDVAYIMFWLMGSFDSSKWQNIRILFLVLTIVWFFAFFWADELDIISLNELSAQSLGVNVVKIRFIALILATLLTAVCVSSSGIIGFIGLIVPHIVRFIIGPKNRLLSIYSVLLGALLLLIADTFSRSFSFQIPIGVLTGLIGGPFFLYIYKIKVKKFV encoded by the coding sequence ATGAAAAGAAAAGAAGTTTATTTAATAGTTTTGGTTGCACTGCTTGTAATAGCTTTTTTTTGGTCTTTGGGGTTAGGAGATGTTCATATAAGTGCAAAAAAAATTATCGAAATCTTTGAAAATCAAATGTTTAATACACACAATAAGGTAAGTTTTACAGATAAATATGTGCTCTTAAACTTAAGACTGCCAAGAATTCTAAGCGCAATGCTTGTGGGTGCAAGTTTATCACTTTGCGGTGTTATTTTTCAAGCAGTACTTTTAAATCCATTGGCTGATTCATATACATTGGGAGCAGCAAGTGGCGCCGCTTTTGGTGCTACGCTTGCTTTTATATTAAATTTATTTTATATAAGTGCATTTTCTGTTTCATTATTTGCATTTTTGGGGTCAGTTTTATCACTTGTTATTGTTCTTTACGTAGCAGGCTTTAAATCAAATCTATCAAGTATCAATTTAATTATTTCTGGTATAATAGTGGCTACGATTTTTTCGTCCGCTATAGCTTTACTTGATTACCTGGCATCAAAAGATGTTGCATACATTATGTTCTGGCTCATGGGTAGCTTTGATTCAAGTAAGTGGCAAAATATACGTATTTTGTTTCTTGTACTTACAATTGTATGGTTTTTTGCCTTTTTCTGGGCAGATGAGCTTGATATAATTTCTCTAAATGAACTCTCGGCTCAGAGTTTAGGCGTAAATGTTGTCAAAATAAGATTTATCGCTTTGATTTTAGCTACATTACTTACCGCTGTCTGCGTTAGCTCGTCTGGCATTATTGGCTTTATTGGATTAATCGTACCACATATTGTAAGATTTATAATAGGACCAAAAAACAGATTACTTTCAATTTATTCAGTTTTACTTGGTGCACTATTACTTTTAATAGCGGATACTTTTTCTAGAAGTTTTTCATTTCAAATACCTATTGGTGTTTTAACAGGTCTTATTGGTGGTCCATTTTTTTTGTACATTTACAAAATAAAGGTGAAAAAATTTGTATAA
- a CDS encoding response regulator, with amino-acid sequence MKKKIMVVDDEESIRFLYEEELKDEGYDVVSYPDAPSAIDDFDNQKPDLVLLDIAMPKMSGLDALRILKEKSPQTPIIMSTAYSHYKQDFSTWIADAYIVKSPDLTELKEKIKELLKDRD; translated from the coding sequence ATGAAAAAAAAGATAATGGTAGTTGATGATGAAGAATCCATAAGATTTTTATACGAAGAAGAGCTAAAAGATGAAGGATATGATGTGGTATCATATCCTGATGCACCATCTGCTATTGACGATTTTGACAACCAAAAACCTGACTTAGTTCTATTAGACATAGCAATGCCAAAAATGAGTGGTCTTGATGCTCTAAGGATATTAAAAGAAAAATCACCCCAAACACCTATTATTATGTCAACAGCGTACTCTCACTACAAGCAAGATTTTTCAACATGGATAGCAGATGCATATATAGTTAAATCACCTGATCTTACTGAGCTAAAAGAAAAGATAAAAGAATTATTAAAAGATCGCGATTAA
- the groL gene encoding chaperonin GroEL (60 kDa chaperone family; promotes refolding of misfolded polypeptides especially under stressful conditions; forms two stacked rings of heptamers to form a barrel-shaped 14mer; ends can be capped by GroES; misfolded proteins enter the barrel where they are refolded when GroES binds), which yields MGAKQIEFGDIARSKILKGINQLADAVSATLGPQGRNVVIDRKFGSPLITKDGVTVAKEIELKDPYENMGAQLVREVASKTSDVAGDGTTTATVLARAIYREGLKHVTAGVSAIELKRGIDKAVEKVVEELKKISKPIEEKREIAEVGSISANNEREIGEIIAEAMDKVGKDGVITVEEAKSTQTELEVVEGMRFDRGYISPYFVTNTEKMISELEDPFIVITDKKISSMQEFLPLVEKIAKAGKPFLVIAEEVEGEALATLVVNKIRGTISCVAVKAPGFGDRRKEMLKDIAILTGGTVISEETGMKLETADLSMLGRAKKIVVDKENTTIIDGAGKKEDIQGRIKQIDAQIEQSTSEYDKEKLRERKAKLAGGVAVIKVGAATETELKEKKARVEDALNATKAAVEEGIVPGGGTALLKCAEALKNIKLENEDQNIGASIILKVLEEPIRAIAKNAGFEGSIIVNKIKENSSRSFGFDARKGEFVDMLKAGIIDPTKVERIALQNAASVAGLMLTTEALITDMPEENKPAAPMPGGMPDMY from the coding sequence ATGGGCGCAAAACAGATAGAATTTGGAGACATAGCTAGATCAAAAATTTTGAAAGGTATAAATCAACTTGCAGATGCAGTAAGTGCAACACTTGGACCACAAGGTAGAAATGTTGTTATCGATAGAAAATTTGGAAGCCCGCTTATTACAAAAGACGGAGTTACAGTTGCAAAAGAAATTGAACTTAAAGATCCATATGAAAATATGGGAGCTCAACTTGTTAGAGAAGTTGCAAGCAAAACAAGCGATGTAGCAGGTGATGGTACTACAACAGCTACAGTTTTGGCAAGAGCAATTTACAGAGAAGGCCTAAAGCATGTAACAGCAGGTGTTAGTGCAATAGAACTTAAAAGAGGCATAGATAAAGCTGTAGAAAAAGTTGTGGAAGAATTAAAGAAAATTTCCAAACCAATAGAAGAAAAAAGAGAAATTGCTGAAGTTGGATCAATTTCTGCTAATAATGAAAGAGAAATAGGTGAAATCATTGCAGAAGCTATGGACAAAGTAGGCAAAGATGGTGTAATTACAGTTGAAGAAGCAAAATCCACCCAAACTGAACTTGAAGTTGTAGAAGGTATGAGATTTGATAGGGGCTATATTTCTCCATATTTTGTTACAAATACAGAAAAAATGATATCAGAACTGGAAGACCCATTCATAGTTATAACTGATAAGAAAATTTCTTCTATGCAAGAATTCTTGCCTTTAGTTGAAAAAATTGCAAAAGCCGGAAAACCATTCTTAGTAATTGCTGAAGAAGTAGAAGGTGAAGCTCTTGCAACCCTGGTTGTAAACAAAATTAGAGGTACAATTTCTTGTGTAGCTGTAAAAGCTCCAGGTTTTGGCGACAGAAGAAAAGAAATGTTGAAAGATATAGCAATTTTAACTGGTGGCACAGTAATTAGTGAAGAAACAGGTATGAAATTAGAAACTGCCGATTTATCAATGCTAGGTAGAGCAAAAAAAATTGTTGTTGATAAAGAAAATACCACAATTATCGATGGTGCTGGCAAAAAAGAAGACATACAGGGTAGAATTAAGCAAATTGATGCTCAAATTGAGCAGTCAACAAGCGAGTATGACAAAGAAAAACTGAGAGAAAGAAAAGCAAAATTAGCTGGTGGTGTTGCTGTGATTAAAGTAGGCGCAGCAACTGAAACAGAACTAAAAGAGAAAAAAGCAAGGGTAGAAGATGCACTAAATGCTACAAAAGCTGCAGTTGAAGAAGGTATTGTACCAGGTGGTGGCACTGCATTACTAAAATGCGCAGAAGCTCTTAAAAATATCAAATTAGAAAATGAGGATCAAAATATCGGTGCTTCTATCATTCTGAAAGTTTTAGAAGAACCAATTAGAGCTATTGCTAAGAATGCTGGGTTTGAAGGCTCTATAATTGTAAATAAAATTAAAGAAAATAGTAGCAGATCTTTTGGCTTTGATGCAAGAAAAGGTGAGTTTGTAGATATGCTAAAAGCCGGTATAATTGACCCAACAAAAGTTGAAAGAATCGCGCTCCAAAATGCAGCTTCAGTTGCAGGTTTAATGCTAACAACAGAAGCTCTAATTACAGATATGCCAGAAGAAAACAAACCAGCTGCACCAATGCCAGGTGGCATGCCAGACATGTATTAA
- a CDS encoding ATP-binding cassette domain-containing protein produces the protein MYKINNMGFSYTKPILENINLNIQKDKFYSIVGPNGVGKTTLLLLLAGLLKPKKGSILLENKPLDSYSKKQLAKKVSLVSQE, from the coding sequence TTGTATAAAATCAACAATATGGGATTTTCATATACTAAACCAATTTTAGAAAATATTAACTTAAATATACAAAAAGATAAATTTTACTCAATAGTGGGACCAAATGGGGTCGGTAAAACTACTTTATTGCTTTTGCTTGCTGGCTTGCTAAAACCAAAAAAAGGCAGTATTTTACTTGAAAATAAACCATTAGATTCTTATTCGAAAAAACAATTGGCAAAAAAAGTATCTTTAGTTTCTCAAGAAAG
- a CDS encoding sensor histidine kinase: MDRDRIVEEWKLLYELGLAITLTTDLKKLLHVVLTAVTIGDGLGFNRAAIFLYNRPNNTMDGVLGVAPDSIQEATTIWNSLRNLDIRGKMASWLLNEINIEAQLNSNFNKTISKSRISLQKDTIFKNINQKQAFVFDASNLGGDDQILKELNFEQFAFAPLISREQPIGAIVADNFYNKRPIEQDDITTLFLFANQSAIAIENLMSIETYKNMSKRLIEEQQNLIHQKHIFNLGRAVADITHEIKNALIGAIGFLDRARKISADSNPQVYQYLEIVKKELDRVYNLTLDINRYAKGQNRSVKKLFDLEKLILDTIEAIKNINSANIQFETNLSEFARYLYGDPDQIKQVLINLIKNSTEAIANKKDGFIKISTYKEDKFIVITVEDNGGGIDIKFLPYVFKPFYSTKTHGTGLGLSIVREIVQEHNGVISLDNFVGKGAKFIIKIPNLVEEERNEKKDNGS, from the coding sequence ATGGATAGAGATAGAATTGTAGAAGAGTGGAAACTATTATACGAGCTTGGTTTAGCTATCACACTTACAACTGATTTAAAAAAGCTTCTTCATGTTGTTTTGACAGCTGTAACTATAGGTGATGGTTTGGGATTTAACAGGGCTGCGATATTTTTGTATAACAGGCCGAATAATACAATGGATGGAGTTTTAGGTGTAGCACCAGATTCCATACAAGAAGCTACAACTATCTGGAATAGCTTAAGAAATCTTGATATAAGAGGTAAAATGGCTTCCTGGCTATTAAATGAAATAAACATTGAAGCCCAGCTAAATTCAAACTTTAACAAAACTATAAGCAAATCCAGAATAAGTCTTCAAAAAGATACAATTTTTAAAAACATCAATCAAAAACAAGCCTTTGTGTTTGATGCAAGTAACTTAGGCGGAGATGATCAAATTCTTAAAGAACTCAATTTTGAACAATTTGCATTCGCTCCACTTATTTCCAGAGAACAGCCCATTGGTGCTATTGTTGCCGATAATTTCTATAATAAACGTCCAATCGAACAAGATGATATTACTACATTATTTTTGTTTGCTAATCAATCTGCCATTGCCATAGAAAACCTCATGAGCATTGAAACATATAAAAATATGAGCAAACGCTTAATTGAAGAGCAACAAAACCTTATCCATCAAAAACACATATTTAATTTAGGTAGAGCTGTAGCTGATATTACACATGAAATAAAAAATGCCCTTATTGGAGCTATAGGATTTCTTGATAGGGCAAGAAAAATTTCTGCTGATAGTAACCCTCAAGTTTATCAATACCTTGAAATTGTAAAAAAAGAATTAGATAGAGTATACAATTTAACACTTGATATTAACAGATATGCCAAAGGACAAAATAGAAGCGTTAAAAAATTATTCGATCTAGAAAAGCTTATCCTCGATACTATAGAAGCTATAAAAAATATTAATTCTGCCAATATACAATTTGAAACAAACCTTTCTGAATTCGCAAGGTATCTTTATGGGGACCCAGATCAGATAAAACAAGTTTTAATTAACCTTATAAAAAATTCCACAGAAGCAATAGCAAATAAAAAAGACGGATTTATTAAAATTTCCACTTATAAAGAAGATAAATTTATAGTAATAACCGTTGAAGACAATGGTGGAGGCATTGATATTAAATTTTTGCCGTATGTATTTAAGCCATTTTATTCAACAAAAACTCATGGCACAGGACTTGGTTTATCAATTGTAAGAGAAATAGTTCAAGAACACAACGGCGTAATAAGTTTAGATAATTTTGTTGGAAAAGGAGCAAAATTTATCATTAAAATTCCAAATTTAGTTGAGGAGGAAAGGAATGAAAAAAAAGATAATGGTAGTTGA
- a CDS encoding NADH:flavin oxidoreductase/NADH oxidase, which yields MKNLLFSPITIRNVNFKNRVFMSPMCQYSAQNGLVNQWHITHYLSRAIGGVGAIVIEATAVEPRGRITPFDLGLYNNEQKNAFLELINIIKKFSPDTKIGIQLAHAGRKGSKDKPWLGEKLLTKQENGYDTIAPSQIAFDENSSMPKQINKQELDFVKESFIKSAKMAKEAGFDFIELHMAHGYLLHEFLSPLSNQREDEYGGSLENRMRFPLEIAKSVREVVEIPLFVRISATDWAKDGWDLESSIEFSKQLKLLGVDLMDVSSGGLVPYAQIDSDFGYQTYFSYKIKHEADILVSAVGLIADAYQAEHILSSKQADIVVMGRALLSDPYWCLHAAKVLNVDIDWPQQYLRAKHI from the coding sequence ATGAAAAATTTATTATTTTCGCCTATTACAATTAGAAACGTTAATTTTAAAAATCGCGTTTTTATGTCGCCAATGTGTCAATATAGTGCTCAAAATGGTCTTGTTAATCAATGGCATATTACACATTATTTATCAAGGGCAATTGGCGGTGTGGGTGCTATAGTTATAGAAGCAACGGCAGTAGAACCCAGAGGTCGAATTACTCCATTTGATCTGGGATTATATAACAATGAGCAAAAAAATGCATTTTTAGAATTAATTAATATAATTAAAAAATTTAGCCCAGATACTAAAATTGGTATTCAGCTTGCACATGCTGGAAGAAAAGGTTCAAAAGATAAACCATGGCTAGGTGAAAAACTTCTAACAAAACAAGAAAATGGATATGATACAATAGCACCAAGCCAAATTGCATTTGATGAAAATTCTTCTATGCCGAAACAAATTAACAAACAGGAACTCGATTTTGTTAAAGAAAGTTTTATTAAATCAGCCAAAATGGCAAAAGAAGCAGGGTTTGATTTTATTGAACTTCATATGGCGCACGGTTATTTATTGCATGAATTTTTGTCACCATTATCAAATCAAAGAGAAGATGAGTATGGCGGGAGTTTAGAAAATAGAATGCGTTTTCCACTAGAGATAGCAAAATCTGTTAGGGAGGTTGTTGAAATCCCGTTATTTGTAAGAATATCTGCAACAGATTGGGCAAAAGATGGATGGGATTTAGAAAGCTCTATTGAATTTTCAAAGCAACTAAAACTATTAGGCGTAGATTTGATGGATGTATCAAGTGGCGGTCTTGTGCCATACGCTCAAATAGATTCAGATTTTGGCTATCAGACTTATTTTAGCTACAAAATAAAGCATGAGGCAGATATTCTTGTATCTGCTGTAGGTTTAATTGCAGATGCTTATCAGGCCGAGCATATACTTTCAAGTAAGCAAGCTGATATCGTAGTTATGGGCAGAGCGTTACTTTCTGACCCATATTGGTGTTTGCATGCAGCTAAAGTGCTTAATGTAGATATTGATTGGCCACAACAGTATTTAAGGGCAAAACATATTTAA
- a CDS encoding ABC transporter ATP-binding protein translates to DYTVYEIIEMGRYPHKKRFRFSMEDYLKIDQAIEICGLSHFKNESILKLSSGEYQRVLIARSLAQDTPVLLLDEAFSNLDLKYILTILDALISLNKTIISVFHDLRLARLADYTIFLKNAKIYKIISKSEP, encoded by the coding sequence TGATTATACCGTGTATGAAATCATAGAAATGGGCAGATATCCCCACAAAAAACGTTTTAGATTTTCTATGGAAGATTACCTAAAAATCGATCAAGCAATAGAAATTTGCGGACTTTCTCATTTTAAAAACGAAAGTATACTAAAACTTAGTAGTGGTGAATATCAAAGAGTTTTAATAGCTCGCAGTCTTGCCCAGGATACACCTGTTTTACTTTTAGACGAAGCTTTTTCCAATTTGGATTTAAAGTATATTTTAACTATACTTGATGCTTTAATTTCTCTTAACAAAACAATCATAAGCGTTTTTCATGACCTTAGACTTGCACGTTTAGCTGATTATACAATATTTTTAAAAAATGCAAAAATATACAAAATAATTAGTAAATCCGAACCA
- the groES gene encoding co-chaperone GroES codes for MKFKPLADRILGKIEEEEQKTESGIIIPDTAKEKPQKARVEAVGGDVEHVKVGDLVLFAKYSGTELKLNDQDYIILKEDEVLGIFE; via the coding sequence ATGAAATTTAAGCCATTAGCTGACAGGATTTTAGGTAAAATTGAAGAAGAAGAACAAAAAACTGAGTCTGGAATTATCATACCAGACACTGCAAAAGAAAAGCCACAAAAAGCCAGAGTTGAGGCTGTTGGTGGTGATGTTGAGCATGTAAAGGTAGGCGATCTAGTATTGTTTGCAAAATATTCAGGTACAGAACTAAAGCTTAATGATCAAGATTATATTATTTTAAAAGAAGACGAAGTTTTAGGTATTTTTGAGTAA